In Aspergillus flavus chromosome 3, complete sequence, one genomic interval encodes:
- a CDS encoding Alpha/Beta hydrolase protein — MLNQYCDIQTVDTAKHSYIFAQNVSIPLRTGGLLRCNVYKPRETEEGNKYPVLVTYGPYGKDVPYEQFNPKSFAEVDPAHQTEHSAWETPTPQYWTDHGYIVVRVDEPGIGQSPGKVHVKSATSIDGFCDAIEWAASQPWSSGKVGLLGISYYAATQWQVAARQPKGLAAIVPWEGFSDAYNESLRHGGILSNKFFSMWYERQVAPNQYGLPGRAARNWGPDTVDGDLSPEELDANRHKAVMHEQRYRDDKEISSMNFNLEDVTVPLLSVANLGGILLHLRGNVMGYLWSGSEFKYLRFIVGRHDLPFYYPEEVEIQRSFLDAWLKGHDREGWTKKGALPPVDLILRKGNVGYNNPTAEKQFLRRKEKEWPLARTQYTPIYLIADNGLQRDQPPQPAPKKLSYSALGKANASDMLTFQSAPFEKETEITGHIMAHLNVSVSRDNWGNSPSDLDLFLSLRHISPSGDEISYTGSTGDPVPVTKGWLRVSLRRTDPQHPHHRPWLPYRNYYSTDVLPVIPGEVYPVDIELWPTNVVVETGGRLVLEVSSGDTAGTGIWGHDDPIDRFGSLDHEVMP, encoded by the exons ATGCTCAATCAATACTGCGACATCCAAACGGTCGACACAGCGAAACATTCGTATATCTTCGCGCAGAATGTGTCAATCCCTTTAAGAACTGGGGGATTGCTTCGCTGTAACGTTTATAAGCCGCGagagacagaagaaggaaacaaGTATCCCGTTCTTGTCACGTACGGGCCGTACGGCAAGGATGTCCCTTATGAGCA GTTTAACCCTAAGAGCTTCGCAGAAGTAGATCCAGCTCATCAGACAGAGCATTCTGCATGGGAGACGCCTACACCCCAGTACTGGACCGACCACGGCTATATTGTCGTGCGAGTGGATGAGCCTGGTATCGGACAGTCTCCAGGCAAGGTCCATGTCAAATCCGCGACCTCCATTGATGGATTCTGTGACGCTATCGAATGGGCTGCTAGCCAACCTTGGTCTTCTGGGAAGGTCGGCCTCCTCGGGATCAGCTACTATGCTGCCACACAGTGGCAGGTTGCGGCTCGGCAGCCTAAAGGCTTAGCAGCGATAGTACCATGGGAAGGATTTTCTGACGCCTACAATGAATCATTGCGGCATGGCGGCATCCTCTCAAATAAGTTCTTCTCTATGTGGTACGAGCGTCAGGTCGCGCCGAATCAGTATGGGCTTCCGGGGAGAGCGGCGCGCAATTGGGGTCCTGATACTGTTGATGGCGACCTCAGTCCCGAGGAGTTAGATGCAAACCGCCACAAGGCCGTAATGCATGAGCAGCGATACCGCGATGACAAAGAGATCTCGTCGATGAACTTCAATCTTGAAGATGTCACGGTTCCCCTTCTCAGCGTTGCTAATCTCGGTGGTATTCTTCTGCATCTTCGAGGAAATGTGATGGGATATCTCTGGTCTGGATCTGAATTCAAATATCTTCGATTCATTGTTGGACGCCATGATCTGCCTTTCTACTACCCTGAAGAAGTAGAGATACAAAGGAGCTTCCTCGATGCTTGGCTAAAGGGACATGACCGAGAAGGCTGGACGAAAAAGGGGGCTCTTCCACCAGTAGATTTGATTCTTCGAAAGGGAAACGTCGGATACAATAACCCCACAGCGGAAAAACAGTTCCTTCGTCGtaaagagaaggaatggcCATTGGCCAGGACACAATACACCCCCATTTACTTAATAGCGGATAATGGCCTACAGCGTGACCAGCCACCCCAGCCAGCGCCAAAGAAACTGTCCTACAGCGCGCTTGGCAAGGCAAATGCCTCTGACATGTTGACTTTTCAATCGGCTCCCTtcgaaaaggaaacagaaattACCGGGCACATTATGGCTCACCTCAACGTATCCGTCAGCAGAGATAATTGGGGAAATTCGCCCTCAGATTTAGACTTGTTCCTCAGTCTACGTCATATATCACCATCTGGTGATGAGATATCCTACACAGGCTCCACCGGAGACCCTGTCCCAGTCACCAAGGGCTGGCTCCGTGTTTCTCTCCGCAGGACCGACCCTCAGCACCCGCACCACCGGCCATGGTTGCCGTATCGCAACTACTACTCCACGGATGTTCTACCCGTAATTCCCGGCGAGGTGTATCCCGTGGACATAGAATTGTGGCCAACTAATGTAGTCGTCGAGACTGGAGGCCGGCTTGTGCTAGAGGTGAGCTCTGGGGACACTGCAGGAACTGGGATCTGGGGTCACGACGATCCTATTGACAGGTTTGGCTCCCTTGATCACGAAGTAATGCCGTAA
- a CDS encoding acetolactate synthase: MRLAGLKLVPVIGLKSDGARDYTSCVWKKISSSLISSALQASEVLPCCGVNTIMVYTASFAFFEALWEAGVTHVFANLGSDHPSILEAMVKGQKEKPDQFPKIITCPNEMVALSMADGYARLTGKPQCVIVHVDVGTQGLAAAVHNASCGRAPVLIFAGLSPFTIEGEMRGSRTEYIHWIQDVPDQKQIVSQYCRYSGEIRSGKNVKQMVNRALQFATSDPKGPVYLAGAREVMEEEIEPYKVNQNVWGAVAPSALPAEGVELIASELAAAKEPLVIVGYSGREARGVEELVKLADTFKGVRVLDTGGCDMCFPSDHPAWLGMRFGIHEAIKTADVILVADCDVPWIPTQCKPSDSAKIIHVDVDPLKQQMPVFYLPSMATFRAESATAFKQINEYVAANNSLKQTLNSEEQTSLGKRREEEYKKIRQGIADLAVVPSGGGNTDLNVSYLISQVRETCPADTIWAIESVTLTTFVADHIAATLPKSWINCGGGGLGWSGGGALGIKLATDHENGGKNKGKFVCQIVGDGTYLFSVPGSVYWISRRYNIPILTIVLNNKGWNAPRRSMLLVHPEGDGSRATNEDLNISFAPTPDYPGIAKAAAGGELWAGTATTVSDLARMLPEAIKAVQNGTTAVLEAQLDGTVGKHVSKN; the protein is encoded by the exons ATGCGACTTGCTGGCTTGAAGCTTGTCCCGGTTATCGGCCTGAAGTCCGATGGCGCTCGGGATTATACCTCCTGTGTCTGGAAGAagatttcctcttctttaaTAAGTAGCGCTCTTCAAGCATCTGAGGT TCTACCTTGTTGTGGTGTCAATACGatcat GGTCTATACAGcgtcttttgctttcttcgaGGCTCTATGGGAG GCTGGTGTCACCCATGTCTTTGCCAATCTAGGGTCCGATCATCCCTCCATATTGGAGGCCATGGTCAAGGgccagaaagagaagccTGATCAATTCCCCAAAATCATAACCTGTCCCAACGAG ATGGTAGCACTTTCCATGGCCGATGGCTACGCTCGACTGACCGGCAAACCGCAATGCGTCATTGTTCATGTCGATGTCGGTACACAAGGATTAGCAGCAGCCGTACATAATGCCTCCTGTGGACGCGCACCCGTTTTGATCTTTGCTGGCCTCTCCCCCTTCACTATCGAAGGGGAGATGCGCGGCTCTCGCACAGAATACATTCACTGGATTCAAGATGTCCCCGATCAGAAGCAGATTGTTTCTCAATACTGTCGCTATTCTGGTGAGATTCGTTCCGGGAAGAATGTCAAACAAATGGTCAATCGCGCCCTCCAATTTGCGACGAGTGATCCCAAGGGTCCTGTATACTTGGCCGGTGCTCGTGAAGTaatggaagaggagatcgAACCATACAAGGTCAATCAAAATGTCTGGGGTGCTGTCGCACCGTCCGCATTGCCGGCTGAGGGGGTTGAGCTGATCGCATCGGAACTCGCTGCTGCCAAGGAACCGCTAGTGATTGTAGGTTATTCAGGTCGTGAGGCCAGGGGAGTGGAAGAACTAGTTAAACTGGCAGACACGTTCAAAGGAGTCCGAGTACTGGACACTGGCGGATGTGACATGTGCTTCCCTAGTGACCACCCAGCGTGGCTAGGAATGCGATTTGGTATCCACGAGGCCATTAAAACAGCAGATGTCATCCTTGTGGCCGACTGCGATGTGCCATGGATTCCGACACAGTGCAAACCATCTGATTCCGCCAAGATCATACATGTAGATGTTGATCCACTCAAACAGCAAATGCCGGTCTTTTATCTTCCTTCCATGGCTACGTTTCGTGCAGAATCGGCAACGGCATTTAAACAGATCAATGAGTACGTCGCCGCTAATAACTCACTAAAACAGACGCTTAACTCTGAAGAACAAACATCTCTTGGTAAGCGTCGTGAGGAAGAATACAAGAAGATCCGCCAAGGAATCGCAGACCTTGCTGTTGTACCATCGGGAGGTGGTAACACCGATCTTAACGTGTCCTATCTGATCAGCCAGGTCCGGGAGACTTGTCCGGCAGACACTATCTGGGCTATCGAGTCCGTAACTCTGACTACATTTGTAGCTGATCATATCGCTGCCACCTTGCCCAAGTCATGGATCAActgtggtggtggcggaCTTGGTTGGTCCGGCGGAGGTGCACTCGGTATCAAGTTGGCCACTGATCATGAAAATGGCGGTAAGAACAAGGGTAAATTTGTCTGCCAGATCGTGGGCGATGGCACGTACCTCTTCTCCGTGCCGGGTTCCGTCTACTGGATCTCGAGGCGGTATAACATCCCTATTCTTACTATCGTCCTGAACAACAAGGGCTGGAACGCTCCTAGGCGGAGTATGCTTCTCGTTCATCCCGAAGGTGACGGTTCGCGCGCGACAAACGAGGACCTCAACATCTCATTCGCTCCTACCCCTGACTACCCAGGCATTGCGAAGGCTGCTGCGGGAGGAGAGCTTTGGGCTGGGACCGCAACTACTGTTTCAGACCTTGCCAGGATGCTGCCCGAGGCTATCAAAGCGGTTCAAAATGGAACCACTGCTGTCTTGGAGGCTCAGTTAGACGGAACAGTTGGCAAGCATGTCAGCAAGAACTGA
- a CDS encoding Alpha/Beta hydrolase protein has product MLIDHFFKSNACFSYETLRAAGYSNYGGADLGEVIAITSKIRAGNEDDWLVEWKKAADRAFTSAEQSASVNNTVSAHEGYLRASNYYRTAEFFCRDDYDNDETAQLVYERSETAFEEAMKLSVYRYEPIKIPYQGTTLPGYFVSPTGTGSPRRTIIFNGGYDSTSSEAWFAIGAAALARGYNFLAFDGPGQGAAVRRQHLYFRPDWENVLTPVVDFALTRKEVDPNAIAIFGWSMGGYLVARGATQEHRAQAIILDDGVYDFGSAFRANQPSFVQRLVQNEYDGLSNFIFGCAQSLDTGVRWALRNGKWTFGVASEAELMRTVNLYTLEGLAQKIVSACLVLDAENDHFLKGQPELLCNHLKCEYEFVSLGADEGGDTHCHQGAFFRLHQVIFDFLARRLA; this is encoded by the coding sequence ATGCTTATCGATCATTTTTTCAAGTCCAACGCGTGTTTCAGTTATGAAACCCTGCGCGCCGCAGGGTACAGTAATTATGGTGGAGCAGACCTCGGAGAAGTGATAGCGATCACCTCCAAAATTCGAGCGGGAAACGAGGATGACTGGCTAGTCGAATGGAAAAAAGCAGCCGACCGAGCATTCACTAGTGCAGAGCAATCAGCATCAGTCAACAACACAGTCAGTGCCCACGAGGGATACCTGCGGGCCTCGAATTACTATAGGACCGCTGAGTTCTTCTGTCGCGATGACTATGACAACGACGAAACGGCACAGCTCGTGTATGAACGATCAGAGACCGCATTTGAGGAGGCGATGAAGCTCTCTGTATATAGGTACGAACCTATCAAGATTCCCTACCAAGGGACAACACTACCTGGATACTTTGTCAGCCCGACTGGCACGGGCAGTCCACGACGCACTATTATCTTCAACGGTGGCTATGACTCAACTTCGAGCGAAGCCTGGTTTGCGATTGGAGCTGCAGCTCTAGCACGAGGATACAATTTTCTCGCCTTCGATGGGCCCGGCCAAGGTGCAGCTGTACGACGACAGCACCTCTACTTCCGTCCCGACTGGGAGAACGTGCTAACCCCCGTGGTTGACTTCGCCTTAACTCGAAAGGAAGTCGACCCCAATGCTATAGCCATCTTCGGCTGGAGCATGGGCGGATACCTGGTGGCACGAGGAGCCACGCAGGAGCATCGAGCACAGGCCATTATCCTGGACGATGGAGTGTACGATTTCGGGTCTGCTTTTCGGGCCAACCAGCCATCCTTTGTGCAAAGACTAGTTCAAAACGAATATGATGGACTGTccaattttatttttggctGTGCACAGTCTCTAGACACGGGTGTTCGGTGGGCCCTGCGCAACGGTAAATGGACTTTCGGGGTGGCATCAGAGGCGGAGCTGATGCGCACGGTCAATCTGTATACCTTGGAAGGCCTAGCTCAGAAAATTGTGAGCGCTTGTCTGGTTCTTGACGCAGAAAATGATCACTTCCTAAAAGGTCAGCCGGAGTTGCTTTGCAATCATTTAAAGTGTGAGTACGAGTTCGTCAGTCTAGGAGCTGACGAAGGTGGCGACACGCATTGCCATCAAGGTGCCTTCTTCAGGTTACATCAAGTTATCTTTGATTTTCTGGCAAGGCGTCTGGCCTGA
- a CDS encoding MFS transporter, which yields MPTEDGTTRSSDLEQGSDPSKTINERAFVETTQWDEDDPAHPFKRSLAARWLTVVIVSLCSLCVACTSSIYTTTYDQILDEFHCSQEVATLGLSLFVFGMGFGPLILGPLSELYGRRIIFLSSFTFFLIWLIPCAVAKNIQTLLISRFFNGFAGSAFLSVAGGAVGDMFPRHQLAAPMMIYTASPFVGPELGPLLGGFINQYINWRWTFYTLLLWAATMLVSIYLFVPETHHPAILTQKAREIRKETGNSWPLGPSENNNIPLSELLLRSIVRPIMLLTLEPMCLNLCVYSALLLGILYLFFGAFQIVFESVYGFELWQRGLTFLGLLVGMVLAILSDPFWRRNYQRLEKDHQNPEASGFDPEWRLPPAIAGAPLVTIGLFIFSWTTYPSIHWIVPMIGSALFGAGTILVYSGIFTFLVEAYPRYAASALAANSFTRSTFAGAFPLFGTQMYNTLGLNWASCLLAFLTLAMVPFPYVFYKYGARIRKKSRFSS from the exons ATGCCAACGGAAGACGGTACTACACGTAGTTCAGATCTAGAACAGGGCTCTGATCCGAGCAAGACCATCAATGAAAGAGCCTTTGTTGAGACTACCCAATGGGATGAAGACGACCCGGCACATCCATTCAAGAGAAGTTTAGCGGCGAGATGGTTGACCGTTGTTATTGTATCTCTTTGCTCACTTTGTGT CGCTTGCACATCTTCCATATATACTACGACCTACGACCAAATTTTGGATGAATTTCACTGTTCACAAGAGGTTGCGACGCTGGGACTATCactcttcgtcttcggcatGG GATTTGGGCCCTTGATACTAGGTCCCCTATCCGAG TTGTACGGACGGAGAATCATTTTTCTAAGCTCCTTCACATTCTTCCTTATTTGGCTGATACCATGTGCTGTCGCGAAGAACATACAAACACTACTCATTTCTCGGTTCTTCAATGGCTTCGCTGGAAGTGCCTTCCTCAGCGTTGCTGGAGGTGCAGTTGGAGATATGTTTCCTCGGCATCAACTGGCTGCTCCTATGATGATCTATACTGCAAGTCCTTTTGTTGGACCCGAACTTGGACCTCT TTTGGGTGGCTTTATAAACCAGTATATAAATTG GCGCTGGACATTCTATACCTTACTATTATGGGCCGCCACGATGCTAGTCTCGATTTACTTATTCGTGCCCGAAACCCATCATCCAGC AATTCTAACGCAAAAGGCACGAGAgatcagaaaagaaactgGAAATTCATGGCCGTTAGGACCAAGCgagaacaacaacatcccTCTGAGTGAACTTCTCCTCCGTTCTATCGTCCGACCTATTATGCTTCTGACGCTGGAGCCCATGTGCCTGAATCTTTGTGTATACTCTGCACTTCTGCTGGGCATACTTTATCTATTCTTCGGCGCATTTCAGATTGTCTTTGAGTCTGTATATGGGTTCGAGCTATGGCAGCGAGGACTCACTTTCCTGGGTCTCCTGGTCGGAATGGTGTTAGCCATTCTCTCCGACCCCTTTTGGCGTCGAAACTACCAGCGTCTAGAGAAAGATCATCAAAATCCGGAAGCATCTGGATTCGATCCAGAATGGAGACTTCCTCCAG CTATAGCAGGGGCACCATTAGTGACAATCGGGCTTTTTATATTCTCATGGACAACTTACCCAAGTATTCACTGGATAGTGCCAATGATCGGAAGCGCGCTTTTCGGAGCTGG GACAATCCTCGTTTACTCTGGCATTTTCACCTTCCTGGTCGAAGCCTACCCACGTTACGCCGCCAGCGCTTTAGCGGCAAATAGTTTTACTAGATCGACCTTCGCAGGAGCTTTTCCATTGTTTGGGACTCAAA tgtACAACACATTAGGGCTAAATTGGGCTTCGTGTCTACTCGCGTTTCTTACTTTGGCAATGGTGCCGTTTCC GTACGTTTTCTATAAGTACGGGGCTCGGATTCGGAAGAAGAGCCGGTTTAGTTCCTGA
- a CDS encoding L-kynurenine/alpha-aminoadipate aminotransferase (unnamed protein product) — translation MSPPAALDNANGSPAAPLTVEGIPALRANSAPIPKGVAPATSSDMFKSPACYTKPKAKRWDHILSTEAKSRKVSTLKGAAKYLKNPGLISLGGGLPSPEYFPFEELDIKVPTPPGFTPEATRESGTVVHAGKSDIREGKSLYDLEVALNYGQATGAPQLLRYVTEHTELIHNPPYSDWQCCLNCGSTFGWDVALRLFCERGDYIMMEEYTFSSAQETALPQGLKVAPVKMDEEGLLPESLDEVLSNWDESARGARKPFVLYTIPTGQNPTGATQQAERRKAVYKVAQKHDVYIVEDEPYYFLQMQPYAGADGEPVPPPANHEEFIKSLIPSYLSLDTDGRVLRLESFSKVLAPGSRVGWAVGSEQIIERFTRTCETSSQNPSGISQLVLYKLLEEQWGHAGYLDWLINLRMSYTARRDSMMHACEKYLPRELAHWNPPAAGMFHWIEIDWRKHPGLSSGKTREEIEEEVFQAAVNNGVLISRGSWFKAQGASEEKLFFRATFAAASSDAIAEAISRFGTTLRQEFGLN, via the exons ATGAGCCCCCCGGCCGCTTTGGATAATGCGAATGGCTCTCCCGCGGCCCCTCTGACCGTGGAGGGTATTCCTGCCCTGAGGGCCAACAGCGCCCCAATTCCCAAGGGTGTTGCACCTGCGACGAGTAGTGATATGTTCAAAAGCCCG GCATGTTATACGAAGCCCAAAGCTAAACGCTGGGATC ACATTCTCTCCACCGAAGCTAAATCTCGGAAG GTATCCACATTGAAGGGTGCCGCGAAATATTTGAAGAACCCAG GCCTCATATCTCTGGGTGGTGGACTGCCCTCTCCTGAATACTTTCCTTTCGAGGAGCTTGATATCAAGGTCCCCACTCCACCAGGATTTACGCCCGAAGCTACTCGCGAGTCTGGAACCGTTGTACACGCCGGCAAGAGTGATATTCGGGAAGGAAAGAGTCTATATG ATCTTGAGGTTGCTCTTAATTACGGTCAAGCCACGGGTGCTCCCCAACTGCTGAGATACGTCACAGAGCACACAGAG CTCATCCACAACCCCCCATACTCGGACTGGCAATGTTGTCTGAACTGTGGTAGCACCTTCGGATGGGATGTGGCACTCAGACTCTTTTGCGAACGGGGCGATTATATCATGATGGAAGAATATACCTTCTCTAGCGCACAGGAAACGGCCCTCCCCCAGGGCTTGAAGGTGGCACCTGTTAAGATGGACGAAGAGGGCCTTTTGCCCGAGTCCCTTGACGAGGTCCTGAGTAACTGGGATGAAAGCGCTCGGGGTGCTCGCAAGCCCTTCGTTCTCTACACTATCCCTACAGGACAGAACCCTACGGGCGCTACCCAACAGGCGGAGAGACGCAAGGCAGTCTACAAGGTTGCCCAGAAGCACGACGTTTATATTGTGGAGGACGAACCCTATTACTTCTTGCAGATGCAGCCATACGCTGGAGCTGATGGCGAGCCCGTTCCACCGCCCGCCAACCACGAAGAATTTATCAAGTCTCTTATCCCTTCCTACCTGAGCCTTGACACTGATGGTCGTGTGCTTCGGCTGGAATCTTTCTCTAAGGTTCTTGCTCCTGGCTCCCGGGTTGGCTGGGCTGTCGGATCCGAGCAAATCATCGAACGCTTCACCAGAACCTGCGAGACTAGTTCTCAGAACCCAAGCGGCATCTCGCAGCTTGTGCTTTATAAGCTCTTGGAGGAGCAATGGGGCCACGCTGGATACCTAGACTGGCTGATCAACCTTCGTATGTCTTACACGGCTCGCAGAGACTCCATGATGCATGCGTGTGAGAAGTATCTCCCCCGAGAACTTGCCCATTGGAACCCCCCTGCAGCAGGGATGTTT CATTGGATCGAAATCGACTGGCGGAAGCACCCGGGACTTTCGTCTGGCAAGACACGCGAAGAAATCGAGGAGGAAGTTTTCCAGGCCGCAGTTAACAACGGCGTGCTGATCTCTCGTGGCAGCTGGTTCAAGGCTCAAGGCGCGAGCGAGGAGAAGTTGTTCTTCCGTGCTACATTTGCTGCCGCTAGCTCCGATGCTATTGCTGAAGCAATTTCCCGTTTCGGTACAACTCTGAGACAAGAGTTTGGTCTGAACTGA